In one window of Haloimpatiens sp. FM7315 DNA:
- the ptsP gene encoding phosphoenolpyruvate--protein phosphotransferase produces the protein MMKKGISASKGYAIGKVFLKKEEKVSVVERKIEDVAGEIERLKEAARASKEQLMKIKEKAEKEVGAEKAAVFESHMMLLDDPEFTGAIEMNIENSFVNAEKALQDVTDMYMGIFAAMEDEYMRERAADVKDVSNRILKNLAGVGEGDLGNVDANTVVVANDLTPSDTAQLDKTKVIGFLTDIGGRTSHSAIMARTLEIPAIVGLKDITQTVKNGDVVIVDGIEGIVEINPDEKTMKKYEEKKLVFEKEQEELKKLKNTKTVTKQGKRIEVVGNIGKPEDVHQVLENGGDGVGLFRTEFLYMDREDMPTEDEQFESYKYVAEKLEGKPVVIRTLDIGGDKQLPYLPLPKEMNPFLGYRAIRLCLDKKDVFKIQLRALLRASAYGNIKIMFPMISCVKEFLDAKAVLKECMEELKAEGKAYNENLEVGMMVEIPAAAVAADEFMKYADFFSIGTNDLIQYTLAADRMNEKVSYLYDPLHPAILALIKNTIEASHRAGKWCGMCGEVAGDERVIPILVEYGLDEFSMSATSILKSKQIIMNTEI, from the coding sequence ATGATGAAAAAAGGTATTTCAGCATCAAAAGGTTATGCCATTGGTAAAGTGTTTTTAAAAAAAGAAGAAAAGGTTTCAGTTGTAGAAAGAAAAATTGAAGATGTTGCTGGTGAAATAGAAAGATTAAAAGAAGCGGCTAGAGCTTCTAAAGAGCAGCTGATGAAGATAAAAGAAAAAGCAGAAAAAGAAGTAGGAGCGGAGAAGGCAGCTGTATTTGAAAGTCATATGATGCTTTTAGATGATCCAGAATTTACTGGTGCTATAGAAATGAACATAGAAAATAGCTTTGTAAATGCTGAAAAAGCTTTACAAGATGTTACAGACATGTACATGGGAATTTTTGCAGCTATGGAAGATGAATACATGAGAGAAAGAGCTGCAGATGTTAAAGACGTTTCAAATAGAATATTAAAGAATCTAGCAGGAGTAGGAGAAGGAGATTTAGGAAATGTTGATGCAAATACTGTAGTAGTTGCAAATGACCTAACACCTTCAGATACAGCACAGCTTGATAAGACTAAAGTTATTGGATTTTTAACTGATATAGGAGGAAGAACTTCTCACAGTGCTATAATGGCTAGAACTCTTGAAATACCAGCTATAGTTGGTCTTAAAGACATAACTCAAACTGTAAAAAATGGTGATGTAGTCATAGTTGATGGTATTGAAGGAATAGTTGAGATAAATCCTGATGAAAAAACTATGAAAAAATACGAAGAAAAGAAACTAGTTTTTGAAAAAGAACAAGAAGAACTTAAAAAATTAAAGAACACTAAAACTGTTACAAAACAAGGTAAGCGCATAGAGGTTGTTGGAAACATAGGGAAACCAGAAGATGTTCACCAAGTGCTTGAAAATGGTGGAGATGGAGTTGGTTTATTTAGAACTGAATTCTTATATATGGATAGAGAAGATATGCCAACAGAAGATGAACAGTTTGAATCTTATAAATATGTAGCTGAAAAATTAGAAGGAAAACCAGTTGTTATAAGAACTCTTGACATAGGTGGAGATAAGCAGCTTCCATATTTACCACTACCAAAGGAAATGAATCCATTCTTAGGATATAGAGCAATCAGACTTTGCCTAGATAAAAAGGATGTATTTAAAATTCAATTAAGAGCTTTATTAAGAGCATCAGCTTATGGAAACATAAAGATTATGTTCCCAATGATCTCTTGTGTTAAAGAATTTTTAGATGCAAAAGCTGTATTAAAAGAATGTATGGAAGAGTTAAAAGCTGAGGGAAAAGCATATAATGAAAATTTAGAGGTTGGTATGATGGTTGAAATACCGGCTGCGGCAGTTGCTGCAGATGAATTTATGAAATATGCTGATTTCTTTAGTATTGGAACTAATGATTTAATTCAATACACTTTAGCTGCAGATAGAATGAATGAAAAAGTATCTTACCTTTATGATCCACTACATCCAGCAATACTTGCTTTAATTAAAAATACTATTGAAGCATCACATAGAGCAGGAAAATGGTGTGGAATGTGCGGAGAAGTAGCAGGAGATGAAAGAGTAATTCCTATTCTTGTAGAGTATGGATTAGATGAATTTTCAATGAGTGCAACTTCAATATTAAAATCAAAACAAATAATAATGAATACTGAAATCTAA
- a CDS encoding tetratricopeptide repeat protein produces MDKSIKFYKRSIELYEKGYIDKAINICNKSVGINRKNKSSMSFLGLLYYLKGDLNLAKKNWDMNYKYNKDMVSKKYLENIEQDKIRYKLYIEAVRFYNKLKINEALEILNKCEDSDFNSINVHNYLCFCHIKKGNYEKAIISLDKVLSLDRKNAIALENKKMLVNYGIMKRKISLNRVSIWIALLVVIVASSFAVKNLYFNNKKAQISVNNKVYKDEHKKNKESLKTTSTKKEKEKTNTKIKENKEIVKKKTVAESSKTDKFNMDAVKKYCDNSDFNSLYNYINLYKRNSLTINEKVAYDKGVELLKTKGVEYFYNNSLENIKSHRVNEAKTSLIKAYSYSKGSFLREHIVYFLGDTYEKDEDAKNALKYYSEYYKDNPKGSYIEAVIYKLAILNNYEDKTLSKNMQKS; encoded by the coding sequence ATGGACAAATCTATAAAATTTTACAAAAGATCAATAGAGCTTTATGAAAAAGGATATATTGATAAGGCAATAAATATATGCAATAAAAGCGTAGGAATAAACAGAAAAAACAAATCATCCATGAGCTTTTTAGGACTTCTTTACTACTTAAAAGGGGATCTTAATTTAGCAAAGAAAAATTGGGATATGAATTATAAGTATAATAAAGACATGGTTTCTAAAAAATATTTAGAAAATATAGAACAAGATAAAATAAGATATAAGTTATATATAGAAGCAGTAAGATTTTACAATAAACTTAAAATAAATGAGGCACTAGAAATTCTAAATAAATGTGAAGATAGTGACTTTAATTCTATAAATGTACATAATTATCTTTGTTTTTGCCATATAAAAAAAGGTAACTATGAAAAAGCAATAATTTCTCTTGATAAGGTACTTAGTTTAGATAGAAAAAATGCAATTGCACTGGAAAATAAAAAAATGTTAGTTAATTATGGAATTATGAAAAGAAAAATAAGCCTAAATAGAGTTTCTATATGGATAGCCTTATTGGTAGTAATTGTGGCTTCTAGTTTTGCAGTAAAGAATTTATACTTTAATAATAAAAAAGCACAGATTAGTGTAAATAACAAAGTGTATAAAGATGAACATAAAAAAAACAAAGAGTCTTTGAAAACTACAAGTACTAAAAAAGAAAAAGAGAAAACAAATACAAAAATTAAGGAAAACAAAGAAATAGTTAAGAAAAAAACAGTTGCAGAAAGTTCTAAAACTGATAAGTTCAATATGGATGCAGTAAAAAAATACTGTGACAACAGTGATTTTAACAGTTTATATAATTATATAAATTTGTATAAAAGAAATTCCTTAACCATTAATGAAAAGGTTGCATATGATAAAGGAGTTGAACTTTTGAAAACTAAAGGGGTAGAATATTTTTACAATAACTCCTTAGAAAACATTAAAAGTCATAGGGTTAATGAGGCTAAGACTAGTTTGATAAAAGCTTATAGTTATTCAAAAGGTAGTTTTTTAAGAGAGCATATAGTGTACTTCCTAGGTGATACTTACGAAAAAGATGAAGATGCCAAAAATGCACTTAAATATTATAGTGAGTATTATAAAGACAATCCTAAGGGTTCTTATATTGAAGCTGTTATTTACAAATTAGCTATTCTAAATAACTATGAAGATAAAACTCTTTCAAAAAATATGCAAAAGAGCTAA
- the trxA gene encoding thioredoxin, protein MVKEIKSNSFNDEVLKENVPVVVDFWASWCGPCKMLGPVIEEVSKEIDNKAKFVKVNVDENPDLAQQYGIASIPTVMVFKGGAIVDNMVGFRPKNELKKVIERHI, encoded by the coding sequence ATGGTGAAAGAAATTAAATCAAACAGTTTTAACGATGAAGTATTAAAGGAAAATGTACCGGTTGTAGTTGACTTTTGGGCTAGTTGGTGTGGCCCTTGCAAGATGCTAGGACCTGTTATAGAGGAAGTTTCAAAAGAGATTGATAATAAAGCCAAATTTGTAAAAGTAAATGTAGATGAAAATCCTGATTTAGCTCAGCAATATGGAATTGCAAGTATTCCTACAGTAATGGTATTTAAAGGTGGAGCTATAGTGGATAACATGGTAGGTTTTAGACCTAAAAATGAACTTAAAAAAGTAATAGAGAGACATATTTAA